A window from Kovacikia minuta CCNUW1 encodes these proteins:
- a CDS encoding 2'-5' RNA ligase family protein, whose amino-acid sequence MNSSKHRFFIALLPPQEVQEYARGVQQVFVDRYNSQAALKSPPHITLQPPFEWLEQDLSSLNHTLSEFALQHPSVPITLSGFAAFAPRVIYINVQKTPELLGLQADLMTAMESTLGIIDPVSKTRPFAPHLTVGFRDLTRQNFRAAWAEFQDCPVQFKFTVANLTLLIHNGQRWTICHEFPFFSIP is encoded by the coding sequence TTGAATTCTTCTAAACATCGTTTTTTTATTGCGCTTTTGCCCCCCCAGGAGGTGCAGGAATATGCCAGGGGAGTGCAGCAGGTTTTTGTCGATCGCTACAACAGTCAGGCTGCCCTCAAATCTCCACCCCACATTACGCTTCAGCCCCCCTTTGAATGGCTGGAGCAAGATTTGTCAAGTTTGAATCACACCTTAAGTGAGTTCGCGCTTCAGCATCCGTCGGTTCCCATCACCCTGTCGGGGTTTGCAGCCTTTGCGCCGCGTGTCATTTACATCAATGTCCAAAAAACTCCGGAATTACTCGGATTACAGGCAGACCTGATGACTGCTATGGAATCAACTTTGGGCATCATTGATCCAGTCTCAAAAACCCGTCCCTTTGCCCCCCATCTCACCGTTGGCTTTCGAGATTTGACCAGGCAGAATTTTCGGGCTGCCTGGGCAGAGTTTCAGGATTGTCCGGTGCAATTCAAATTTACCGTTGCGAACCTCACCCTGTTAATTCACAATGGTCAGCGCTGGACTATTTGCCATGAATTTCCCTTCTTTTCCATCCCCTAA
- a CDS encoding YciI family protein has translation MPWFVKIEEGTVDKATFDRYVPAHKAYVQELIAKGHQAKTGYWACFGGGMLLFQAASMAEAKAIVAQDPLVANNCVSYKLYEWRIVVGEEGEG, from the coding sequence ATGCCCTGGTTTGTCAAAATTGAGGAAGGAACGGTCGATAAAGCTACCTTCGATCGCTACGTTCCGGCTCACAAAGCCTATGTACAAGAACTCATTGCCAAAGGACATCAGGCAAAAACAGGCTATTGGGCTTGTTTTGGGGGTGGGATGCTGTTGTTTCAGGCAGCATCAATGGCGGAGGCAAAGGCGATCGTTGCCCAAGACCCGCTGGTTGCCAATAACTGTGTGAGCTATAAGCTTTACGAATGGCGAATTGTGGTAGGGGAAGAGGGGGAGGGATGA